A genomic stretch from Deltaproteobacteria bacterium includes:
- a CDS encoding tetratricopeptide repeat protein, which translates to MRKWVGFSVLAILGAICLCMALAAPSMAQPRPMAEDIFTPLIKGYDFMKEGKYDAAQEQFEKVIKADVNNPFANNNLAVIMERQGKMQEALSYLKQGATHAKDYYEQLQQICFPGGLCYAVRPVKKLGKESAIAPIIAENIQRLEAKMGPKPKDIPAKIPPMEKKSK; encoded by the coding sequence ATGCGTAAATGGGTGGGATTTTCAGTACTTGCAATTTTGGGAGCAATTTGCCTGTGTATGGCCCTGGCGGCACCCAGCATGGCGCAACCACGGCCGATGGCAGAGGATATTTTTACCCCCTTGATCAAAGGCTACGATTTCATGAAGGAAGGCAAATATGATGCTGCCCAGGAGCAATTCGAGAAGGTGATTAAAGCCGACGTCAACAATCCTTTTGCTAACAATAACTTGGCGGTAATCATGGAGCGTCAGGGCAAAATGCAGGAAGCCCTGTCATATCTGAAACAGGGGGCCACCCACGCTAAGGATTATTACGAGCAGCTTCAGCAGATCTGCTTCCCCGGCGGTCTTTGCTATGCGGTCCGGCCGGTGAAAAAGTTGGGCAAAGAGAGTGCCATCGCCCCGATCATTGCAGAAAACATTCAAAGACTGGAAGCCAAGATGGGTCCCAAGCCCAAAGACATCCCGGCCAAGATTCCTCCCATGGAAAAGAAGAGCAAATAA
- a CDS encoding tetratricopeptide repeat protein yields the protein MLGLTALVLTIFSLAMAQPRPLTEDIVTPLSLGYDELKAGNTEVAQYQFEKVLKGDPDNPYALNNLAVILERQGKFKEAMAYLLQAETHAGDYLQKPDEICDIGGICMAIKPSRLSGGESSIAPLVHGNINLLKIKIGKQKY from the coding sequence ATGCTGGGGCTGACCGCCCTAGTCTTGACAATCTTCTCCCTGGCCATGGCCCAACCCCGCCCGCTGACGGAGGATATTGTCACCCCCCTGTCCCTTGGGTACGACGAACTGAAAGCTGGTAATACTGAGGTGGCCCAGTATCAATTTGAAAAAGTATTAAAAGGCGACCCGGATAACCCTTATGCCCTCAACAACCTGGCGGTGATTCTGGAACGGCAGGGAAAGTTCAAGGAAGCCATGGCCTATCTGCTGCAGGCCGAAACCCATGCCGGGGACTATCTGCAAAAGCCTGATGAGATCTGCGACATCGGTGGCATCTGCATGGCCATAAAGCCCTCCAGGCTATCGGGCGGAGAAAGCAGCATCGCCCCTCTGGTGCATGGCAATATCAATCTGCTCAAGATCAAAATCGGCAAGCAAAAGTACTAA
- a CDS encoding MogA/MoaB family molybdenum cofactor biosynthesis protein: protein MFRVGILTVSDKGAQGVRQDLSAAEIRQQLPATRYRVEAYALVPDELEAIVVRLVEWSDQQHLDLILTTGGTGVSPRDLTPEATQAVVDRSVPGLAEAMRAASLDFTPHAMLSRAQAGIRGQTLIINLPGSPRAVRENLAVVLPALPHALEKIQGRAAECGSP from the coding sequence ATGTTTCGGGTCGGAATCCTGACCGTTAGCGACAAAGGGGCCCAAGGGGTACGGCAGGACCTAAGCGCTGCGGAAATAAGACAACAGCTGCCGGCTACCCGTTATCGGGTAGAAGCCTATGCCCTAGTGCCCGATGAACTGGAGGCCATCGTCGTCCGGCTGGTAGAATGGAGCGATCAGCAGCATTTGGATCTGATCCTGACTACGGGCGGGACCGGGGTAAGCCCCCGGGATCTGACCCCGGAAGCGACCCAGGCGGTGGTTGACCGGTCGGTGCCGGGTTTGGCCGAGGCGATGCGGGCCGCCAGCCTGGACTTCACCCCCCATGCCATGCTCTCCCGGGCCCAAGCCGGGATACGCGGCCAGACCCTGATCATCAATCTGCCCGGCAGCCCCCGCGCGGTGCGGGAAAATCTGGCCGTGGTGTTGCCGGCCTTGCCGCATGCTTTGGAAAAGATTCAAGGCAGGGCCGCCGAATGCGGCAGTCCTTGA
- a CDS encoding MOSC domain-containing protein — translation MDEPYPRIVAVSRSRSRGVQKENLPQAHLIAGYGLEGDAHAGDWPRQISLLGQESIARLRQQGLDVGPGDFAENLTTAGLELTSLPLGTRLRIGSQVELEVTQIGKEDHPDSPIRKMVGASLIPDEGIFARVIVGGEVHPGDSIEVVDVSGRNPDR, via the coding sequence ATGGATGAGCCATACCCCCGGATTGTGGCCGTTTCCCGCAGCCGCAGCAGAGGAGTTCAGAAAGAAAACCTTCCCCAGGCCCACCTGATCGCCGGCTATGGCTTGGAAGGGGATGCCCATGCCGGTGACTGGCCTCGACAGATCAGTCTTTTGGGTCAGGAGAGTATCGCTCGGCTCCGACAGCAAGGTCTGGATGTCGGCCCCGGGGATTTTGCCGAAAATCTTACCACCGCGGGGCTGGAGCTCACCTCCCTGCCGCTCGGTACCCGGCTGCGTATCGGCTCCCAGGTCGAACTGGAGGTTACCCAGATCGGCAAGGAAGACCACCCGGATTCTCCCATCCGAAAAATGGTAGGAGCATCCCTGATCCCCGATGAGGGGATCTTTGCCCGGGTAATAGTCGGGGGTGAAGTGCATCCCGGCGACTCTATCGAGGTAGTAGATGTTTCGGGTCGGAATCCTGACCGTTAG
- the fusA gene encoding elongation factor G, protein MAGKLDNFRDLALIGHSGSGKTSLAEALLFMAGATTRLGKVDDGSSILDYEPEEIKRQISISSASHHYEYKKHSVYLIDTPGDDNFLSDTQAALQVVDGALVIVDAVDGVKVGTEKVWNFANQHHLPRLIFINKMDRELADYRRVLADIKDILQAQPVPIQLPIGQEADFRGVVDLIGLKAYTFKSDGSGKLDEGEIPPEMADEVESQRLDLLNFAAESDDALIEKFLEEEQLSPEEIFQGLRAGTLTGNIVPVLFGAALKNQGTRLLMDAVNLFLPSPSDRGAITGQNPKTKAEINLAPDADGPLAAYVFKTIADPYAGRLSIFRIYSGTMKPDSTVWNANKEVSERLGQLFQLEGKGQKPVESAGPGCIAAVAKLKETVTGDTLCEESQPIILPAFQLPKPVITFAVEPKSRGDEEKVFSSIARLLEEDPSLKVTRNPETKEILLSGMGQVHIEATVEKMKRKFGVEVNLKTPKVPYRETIKGTTKVQGKYKRQSGGRGQYGDTWLELQPLPRGGGFEFVDKIVGGVIPKQYIPAVEKGIVEAMAEGVLAGYPVVDLKVTLYDGSFHEVDSSDMAFKIAGSMGFKKGVEAAHPILLEPIMKMTITVPEEYLGDILGDLNARRGRVLGMDSEGNLQIITAQVPMAEVQFYALDLTSKTGGRGTFEMEFSHYEEMPQPLAEKVIAAAKAEAS, encoded by the coding sequence ATGGCTGGCAAACTGGATAATTTCCGTGACTTAGCCCTGATTGGCCACAGTGGCTCGGGTAAGACTTCATTGGCCGAGGCCCTGTTGTTTATGGCTGGGGCCACCACCCGGCTGGGAAAAGTAGATGATGGCAGTTCCATCCTGGACTATGAGCCCGAAGAGATTAAACGTCAAATTTCCATTTCTTCGGCCAGTCACCATTACGAGTACAAGAAACATTCGGTTTACCTGATCGATACCCCTGGAGACGATAACTTTCTATCTGATACTCAGGCGGCGCTACAAGTCGTTGACGGGGCCTTGGTGATTGTCGATGCCGTTGATGGTGTCAAGGTAGGTACGGAAAAAGTCTGGAATTTTGCCAACCAGCACCATTTACCCCGATTAATCTTTATCAACAAGATGGACCGGGAATTGGCCGATTATCGCCGGGTGCTGGCAGATATCAAGGACATTTTGCAGGCCCAGCCCGTGCCGATTCAGCTCCCCATCGGTCAAGAAGCCGATTTTAGAGGGGTGGTGGATCTGATCGGACTCAAAGCCTATACCTTTAAGAGCGATGGCAGCGGGAAGCTGGACGAAGGGGAGATTCCGCCCGAGATGGCCGACGAAGTCGAGAGCCAGCGCCTGGACTTGCTCAACTTCGCTGCCGAAAGCGATGACGCCCTGATCGAAAAATTCCTGGAAGAAGAGCAGCTCAGCCCTGAAGAAATCTTTCAGGGCCTGAGGGCCGGAACTCTAACGGGTAATATTGTGCCGGTGCTTTTTGGCGCGGCGTTGAAGAATCAGGGCACCCGCCTGTTAATGGATGCGGTGAATTTATTTCTGCCCTCTCCGTCCGACCGCGGGGCAATAACCGGGCAGAACCCCAAAACCAAAGCCGAAATCAACCTAGCACCAGATGCCGACGGCCCCCTGGCTGCCTATGTTTTTAAGACCATAGCCGATCCTTATGCCGGCCGCTTATCAATTTTTCGGATCTACTCCGGCACCATGAAACCTGATTCGACGGTGTGGAATGCCAATAAAGAGGTTAGCGAACGTCTGGGCCAGCTTTTTCAATTGGAAGGCAAAGGTCAGAAGCCGGTGGAGAGCGCAGGGCCAGGATGCATTGCTGCCGTCGCCAAACTCAAAGAAACAGTTACCGGCGATACGCTTTGTGAAGAGAGCCAGCCGATTATCCTTCCGGCTTTTCAACTGCCCAAACCCGTGATCACCTTTGCGGTGGAACCTAAGAGCCGGGGCGATGAGGAAAAAGTTTTCTCCTCCATTGCCCGTCTGTTAGAGGAGGATCCCTCCCTGAAAGTCACTCGAAATCCAGAGACCAAAGAGATCCTGTTGTCAGGCATGGGTCAGGTCCATATCGAAGCTACGGTTGAAAAAATGAAACGCAAATTCGGGGTGGAGGTCAACCTCAAAACTCCCAAGGTGCCTTATCGAGAGACCATCAAAGGGACTACCAAGGTTCAGGGCAAATACAAACGACAATCCGGCGGCCGGGGACAATACGGAGATACCTGGTTGGAACTGCAACCCCTGCCTCGGGGCGGCGGATTTGAATTCGTGGATAAAATCGTCGGCGGGGTCATCCCCAAACAGTATATTCCAGCCGTAGAAAAAGGCATTGTTGAGGCCATGGCGGAGGGGGTGCTGGCCGGCTACCCGGTAGTTGATCTTAAGGTTACCCTCTATGATGGGTCCTTCCACGAAGTTGACTCCTCGGACATGGCTTTCAAGATCGCCGGCTCAATGGGTTTTAAAAAAGGAGTGGAAGCCGCCCATCCCATACTACTGGAACCGATCATGAAGATGACCATCACCGTCCCGGAGGAATACCTGGGTGATATTCTGGGGGATCTCAATGCTCGCCGAGGTCGGGTGCTGGGCATGGATAGCGAGGGCAACCTGCAGATCATCACTGCCCAGGTGCCGATGGCTGAGGTCCAGTTTTATGCCCTTGATCTTACTTCCAAAACTGGCGGACGGGGAACCTTTGAAATGGAATTTTCCCACTATGAAGAGATGCCCCAACCCCTGGCTGAAAAGGTGATCGCTGCGGCCAAAGCCGAAGCATCATAA
- a CDS encoding SUMF1/EgtB/PvdO family nonheme iron enzyme yields MIGVSWQVCQEFIKKFQALAEATHRLPTEAEWDYSCRAAARFHVPPISRNRPHIVGFCQVKIA; encoded by the coding sequence GTGATAGGCGTGAGCTGGCAGGTCTGCCAGGAGTTTATTAAGAAATTTCAGGCCTTAGCGGAAGCAACTCACCGTTTGCCCACCGAAGCCGAGTGGGATTACTCCTGCCGGGCCGCGGCCCGCTTTCACGTCCCGCCGATCTCCCGGAATCGACCCCACATAGTAGGATTCTGTCAGGTGAAAATAGCCTGA
- a CDS encoding MerR family transcriptional regulator: MPTIDFDSKIKLNIDQVSKLTGVRKSTLRYWEKTFEEFLKPKRTESNRREYSLSDVEKVNTIKRLIDEEHLTTLGVRLRLDQFSDETKGN; the protein is encoded by the coding sequence ATGCCAACAATAGATTTTGATTCCAAAATTAAGCTGAACATAGATCAGGTTTCTAAATTAACCGGGGTTAGGAAATCTACCCTGCGGTATTGGGAAAAGACCTTTGAGGAATTCTTAAAACCTAAACGGACCGAATCCAATCGGCGGGAGTATAGCCTGTCGGATGTGGAAAAGGTAAATACGATCAAAAGATTGATCGATGAAGAACACCTGACCACTTTGGGAGTCCGGCTGCGGCTTGATCAATTCTCAGACGAGACTAAGGGTAATTGA
- a CDS encoding (Fe-S)-binding protein, producing the protein MAVQLFIPCYIDQGAPAVVQALTHSLDALGVGWEYPMDQTCCGQFAFNAGEWPAARKLMRHFLRVFGAAETILCPSASCVLTVRQHYQQLVTGYHESERLAQVQYHLWEWSEWLIQQLPLPWSLNFSGTLLFHHSCAARQLGVTDYLSTLLSQVSGLTLREVSPYYSCCGFGGLFSVKCPELSIAIGETYLQAVLDTGVDGLVSHDLSCLMHLEGIIRARRFPLKLYHLAEILAPGNRSEQR; encoded by the coding sequence TTGGCCGTTCAGCTCTTCATCCCCTGTTATATTGATCAGGGCGCTCCAGCCGTTGTCCAGGCCCTTACCCACTCCCTGGATGCCTTAGGAGTCGGCTGGGAGTATCCCATGGACCAAACTTGCTGCGGCCAGTTTGCTTTTAATGCCGGGGAATGGCCGGCGGCGCGCAAATTAATGCGCCATTTTCTCCGGGTCTTTGGAGCAGCAGAAACGATTCTCTGTCCCAGCGCTTCTTGTGTGCTGACCGTGCGGCAGCATTATCAGCAACTGGTCACGGGCTATCATGAGTCGGAACGCCTGGCCCAGGTGCAATATCACTTATGGGAATGGAGCGAATGGCTGATCCAGCAGTTGCCCTTACCTTGGTCCCTAAATTTTTCCGGAACTCTGCTGTTCCACCACTCCTGCGCGGCTCGCCAATTAGGTGTGACAGATTACCTGTCTACCCTGCTTAGCCAGGTAAGCGGTCTGACTCTGCGGGAAGTGTCCCCCTATTACTCCTGCTGTGGTTTTGGCGGTCTTTTTTCGGTAAAATGCCCTGAACTTTCTATAGCTATCGGAGAAACCTATTTACAGGCAGTGTTGGACACGGGAGTGGATGGTTTGGTATCCCATGATCTGAGCTGTCTGATGCATTTGGAAGGAATTATTCGGGCGCGCCGGTTTCCTCTAAAATTATATCACCTGGCCGAAATCCTGGCACCGGGAAACCGATCGGAACAGAGATGA
- the gpmA gene encoding 2,3-diphosphoglycerate-dependent phosphoglycerate mutase, protein MKKLVLLRHGESLWNKENRFTGWIDVGLSEKGMAEAVESGQVLAKEGFVFDVAYTSVLKRAIKTLWLALEEMDLMWIPIHHSWRLNERHYGALQGLNKTETVEQHGLEQVKIWRRSYDIPPPPLTPEDPYYPGKDPRYANVPPQELPLTECLKDVVARFLPYWHEIIAPAVQSGQRVIIAAHGNSLRALVKYLDQVSDQEIVGLNIPTGIPLVYELNDDLTPIRHYYLGDPEKIKAAIQSVADQLRKKS, encoded by the coding sequence ATGAAGAAGCTCGTCCTGCTCCGCCATGGCGAAAGTCTCTGGAATAAGGAAAATCGGTTTACCGGCTGGATCGACGTCGGGCTCTCCGAAAAGGGTATGGCCGAGGCGGTCGAGTCTGGCCAGGTTCTGGCTAAGGAAGGTTTTGTCTTCGATGTTGCTTATACCTCTGTCCTCAAACGGGCCATCAAGACCCTCTGGCTGGCCCTGGAGGAGATGGACCTGATGTGGATTCCGATACACCATAGCTGGCGTTTGAATGAACGACATTACGGGGCCTTGCAAGGATTGAACAAGACCGAGACTGTCGAACAGCACGGTCTGGAGCAGGTGAAAATCTGGCGGCGCAGCTATGACATCCCCCCGCCGCCTCTCACTCCCGAGGATCCTTATTATCCTGGTAAAGACCCGCGCTATGCCAACGTCCCGCCCCAGGAGCTGCCCCTGACTGAGTGCCTGAAAGATGTAGTAGCCAGGTTTCTCCCTTACTGGCACGAAATTATCGCCCCAGCCGTCCAGAGCGGCCAACGGGTGATCATCGCCGCCCATGGCAACAGCCTCCGGGCCCTAGTGAAATATCTTGACCAGGTCTCAGACCAGGAGATTGTGGGGCTGAACATCCCCACCGGCATCCCGTTGGTCTATGAACTCAATGACGACCTGACGCCTATCCGCCATTATTACCTGGGGGATCCGGAAAAAATTAAGGCCGCCATCCAATCGGTGGCGGACCAGCTCAGGAAAAAGAGCTGA
- a CDS encoding DUF4198 domain-containing protein codes for MLKLSSVLLVVGLVLGWTIICQAHFGVVLPSPALVVQGDGQTVKVQLGFCHPFEQEGMNLARPQVFGVMIEGKKTDLLKSLKETKIFDHQAWKASYALKKPGVYTFYMEPQPYWEPAEDKYIIHYTKAYVAAFGEEEGWDQEVGLKTEILPLTRPFGLYAGNVFRGLVKLNGQPRPNTEVEITYWNAGGQAVAPNEYFPIQVVKTDQNGVFSFAAPHPGWWGFAALSTEKQAIKNKKGQKKDAELGAVLWVQFSAWQTK; via the coding sequence ATGCTTAAGCTTAGTAGTGTGCTCTTGGTCGTGGGTTTAGTTCTGGGGTGGACAATAATTTGCCAGGCCCATTTCGGCGTGGTGTTGCCGTCGCCAGCCTTGGTGGTCCAGGGAGACGGCCAAACCGTGAAAGTGCAACTCGGCTTTTGCCATCCCTTTGAACAAGAAGGCATGAATCTGGCCCGTCCGCAGGTTTTTGGAGTCATGATTGAGGGCAAAAAGACGGATTTGCTGAAGAGCCTGAAAGAGACCAAGATTTTTGATCACCAGGCCTGGAAAGCGTCCTACGCCCTCAAGAAGCCTGGAGTTTACACCTTTTATATGGAGCCCCAGCCGTACTGGGAACCGGCCGAGGACAAATATATCATCCACTACACCAAGGCCTATGTCGCCGCCTTTGGGGAAGAAGAGGGCTGGGACCAGGAAGTGGGCCTGAAAACCGAGATTCTCCCGCTGACCCGGCCTTTTGGCCTTTATGCCGGCAATGTCTTTCGGGGCCTAGTGAAGCTCAATGGCCAGCCTAGGCCCAATACAGAAGTGGAAATCACTTATTGGAATGCTGGCGGCCAAGCCGTGGCCCCCAATGAGTATTTCCCTATCCAGGTAGTTAAAACAGATCAAAATGGAGTTTTTTCCTTTGCCGCGCCTCATCCCGGATGGTGGGGTTTTGCCGCTTTGAGCACTGAAAAGCAAGCCATTAAGAATAAAAAGGGCCAGAAGAAAGATGCTGAACTAGGGGCCGTGCTTTGGGTCCAGTTCTCCGCGTGGCAAACCAAATAG
- a CDS encoding ABC transporter ATP-binding protein, with the protein MRLPLIELQNISFAYPGHREVLQNCNFQLFPGERLGLVGANGSGKTTLLHIIMGLLPPQEGKVLIFGQEVRQEKDFARVRKNIGLVFQNADDQLFCPTVLEDVAFGPLNQGKSPQEAIQIALATLDQLHLSGFENRVTYKLSGGEKKLVSLATVLAMRPQVLLLDEPSNGLDERTKNWIVHVLSELEMSYVIVSHDSDFLQRTTEKLYTMAQGRILAEGESLPTETGPPEEFQQGHTHGGEKSIGGKRLAKI; encoded by the coding sequence ATGCGCCTGCCGCTGATCGAACTGCAAAATATCTCTTTTGCCTACCCCGGGCACCGGGAAGTCCTCCAGAATTGCAACTTTCAGCTCTTCCCGGGAGAACGGTTGGGCCTGGTCGGCGCCAATGGCAGCGGTAAGACCACTCTGCTGCATATTATCATGGGTCTGTTGCCTCCCCAGGAGGGCAAGGTGCTGATCTTCGGCCAGGAAGTTCGGCAGGAAAAGGACTTTGCTCGGGTCCGAAAAAATATTGGTCTGGTTTTTCAAAACGCCGACGACCAATTATTCTGTCCCACGGTCCTGGAAGACGTTGCCTTCGGCCCTCTGAATCAGGGTAAATCCCCCCAGGAAGCGATCCAAATCGCCTTGGCGACCTTGGACCAGCTGCACTTAAGCGGGTTTGAAAATCGAGTTACTTATAAGCTTTCCGGAGGAGAAAAGAAGTTGGTTTCGCTGGCCACGGTATTGGCCATGCGGCCCCAGGTGCTGTTGCTCGACGAACCCTCGAATGGCCTGGATGAAAGGACCAAAAATTGGATCGTTCATGTCCTGAGCGAGTTGGAGATGTCTTACGTGATAGTCTCGCACGACTCAGATTTTCTCCAGCGGACCACTGAGAAGCTTTATACTATGGCTCAGGGCCGGATATTGGCGGAGGGCGAAAGCCTCCCGACCGAAACCGGTCCGCCGGAAGAATTCCAACAGGGGCATACCCATGGGGGAGAAAAATCTATTGGTGGTAAAAGGCTCGCCAAGATCTAG
- the cbiQ gene encoding cobalt ECF transporter T component CbiQ gives MTTIKEDFSEGTSVIHRLDPRVKLVVAGLFSAVVAMARSPVAVWLSLLLAVLWLGLAHLNLKKVGTRLLMVNGFIFFLWLILPFTFPGQPAFMVGPLTASRQGLELAGLLTLKSNTILLALISLVTTISIPTLGQALHHLRLPHKLCYLMLFTYRYLYVFEQEYHRLRQAIKVRGFRPRTNLHTYRTYAYLVAMLLVRSHDRAERVFQAMRCRGFKGKFYSLHQFSWHRRDLVFLVSMLPCIMTLLWLDYCFPR, from the coding sequence TTGACTACCATCAAAGAAGATTTCTCTGAGGGAACTTCGGTAATCCACCGGTTGGATCCCCGGGTCAAGCTGGTAGTCGCCGGGCTTTTTTCTGCGGTAGTGGCTATGGCGCGCAGCCCGGTTGCGGTGTGGCTGTCACTTTTGCTGGCAGTCCTCTGGCTGGGCCTGGCCCATTTAAATCTGAAAAAAGTCGGGACCCGGTTGTTAATGGTAAACGGGTTCATCTTTTTCCTCTGGCTCATTTTACCCTTTACTTTTCCTGGCCAACCTGCCTTTATGGTAGGGCCTTTGACCGCCAGCCGTCAGGGATTAGAGCTGGCCGGCCTGCTTACCTTAAAATCGAATACCATTCTCCTGGCCCTGATTTCCTTGGTGACCACCATCTCTATCCCCACCCTGGGCCAGGCTCTGCATCACCTGCGCCTGCCCCATAAGCTCTGTTATCTGATGTTATTTACCTACCGCTACCTTTATGTGTTTGAGCAGGAATATCACCGTCTCCGGCAGGCCATCAAAGTCCGCGGCTTTCGGCCCCGCACCAATCTGCATACCTATCGGACCTATGCCTATCTGGTGGCCATGTTGCTGGTGCGCAGTCATGACCGGGCGGAACGGGTCTTCCAAGCCATGCGCTGTCGGGGTTTCAAAGGTAAATTTTACAGTCTTCACCAGTTTTCCTGGCACCGGCGTGATCTGGTTTTTCTGGTGAGCATGCTGCCCTGTATCATGACTTTGCTGTGGTTAGATTATTGTTTTCCGAGGTAG
- the cbiM gene encoding cobalt transporter CbiM → MHISEGVLSPPVLLAGAGLAVLGTATGLKKMDYESIPRVAILSSAFFVASLIHVPVGPSSVHLVLNGLLGLLLGWAAIPAILVALFLQALLFQFGGLTVLGVNTVIMALPALMSYYLCRPLVRRKGVVALVGAFTAGASAVLLGALLVGVALVTTGQAFLKAAQLVVLAHIPIMIIEGLVTVFIFVFLQKVKPEVLKGIYA, encoded by the coding sequence ATGCATATTTCGGAAGGGGTCCTGAGCCCCCCGGTATTGCTGGCGGGGGCCGGATTGGCAGTGTTGGGGACGGCCACCGGCCTCAAAAAAATGGATTATGAGAGCATTCCCCGGGTGGCCATCCTGTCTTCGGCCTTCTTTGTGGCTTCGCTGATCCATGTTCCCGTGGGGCCTTCCAGCGTCCATCTGGTGCTAAATGGCCTTTTAGGTCTGTTGCTTGGTTGGGCAGCGATACCGGCGATATTAGTTGCCCTCTTTTTGCAGGCCCTGCTGTTCCAGTTCGGGGGCCTAACGGTTCTGGGAGTTAACACCGTGATCATGGCCTTGCCGGCACTGATGAGCTATTATCTCTGTCGCCCTTTGGTGCGTCGGAAAGGGGTTGTAGCCCTTGTCGGGGCTTTTACGGCTGGGGCTTCGGCGGTATTGTTAGGCGCGCTGTTGGTGGGCGTGGCCCTGGTGACTACCGGCCAGGCATTCCTAAAGGCAGCTCAGTTGGTAGTCCTGGCCCATATTCCGATCATGATTATCGAAGGCCTGGTCACGGTCTTTATATTTGTCTTTTTACAAAAAGTAAAGCCGGAGGTCCTTAAGGGAATCTATGCATAA
- a CDS encoding MucR family transcriptional regulator, whose translation MIMASELVKLTVQLVSSHASISELTSAELVEEIKAVYQTIAGLEAGQIEAAAPEEAPETKEAPPLEPAVPIEESVKDDHITCLVCGKNFRTLKAHLRRAHQLSPADYYKAYGLDPKRYPLVSRNYSEQRKSLAKKMGLGELRRRKKT comes from the coding sequence ATGATTATGGCTTCAGAATTGGTTAAATTAACCGTTCAATTGGTGTCTTCCCATGCCTCTATTAGCGAACTAACCTCCGCCGAGTTAGTGGAAGAAATCAAGGCGGTCTATCAAACCATTGCCGGCTTGGAGGCTGGTCAGATCGAGGCCGCAGCCCCAGAAGAAGCTCCCGAAACCAAGGAAGCTCCTCCTCTCGAACCCGCCGTCCCCATAGAAGAATCAGTAAAGGACGATCATATTACTTGTTTGGTCTGTGGCAAGAATTTTCGGACCCTCAAGGCCCATTTACGGCGAGCGCATCAGCTGAGCCCGGCAGATTACTATAAGGCTTATGGGCTTGATCCGAAAAGATACCCATTGGTATCCCGAAATTATTCCGAACAACGCAAAAGCCTGGCTAAAAAAATGGGACTGGGCGAACTTCGCCGACGCAAAAAAACCTGA
- a CDS encoding universal stress protein yields the protein MTILTYPLTRILIPFDGSPAARLALELAATLVRAGGEAVENLTLLRVIGGSYLSRHIQNVDLRVTHMDQVKEWQRIKKHYLDEEIYPLLAEAEQILRDLGVTRPITQRVGEGKVGDEIIRLATEEAFSTIIMGRRGLSPIKELLLGSATQKVLSYAQGMTVYVMGQQLGPDPNCPIAPLLVPIDGSEPSLEAVRQAVALTQAFQNYKPHLTLLHVVDLAVLGQRISGETTPAQLTDLLDKQEQEFLEEGRKILRQSGLNGLWEEKLLTGNPPQVIAQEAEVGQYAMIMMGKKGRSALESLLIGSVASSVLHRVSRPTVALVCR from the coding sequence ATGACCATTCTCACTTATCCTCTAACCCGCATATTGATTCCTTTCGACGGTAGTCCAGCAGCCCGCTTAGCCCTGGAGTTGGCCGCCACTTTGGTTAGGGCCGGTGGGGAAGCAGTGGAAAATCTGACTTTACTGCGGGTGATTGGGGGTAGTTACCTGAGCCGACACATTCAGAATGTTGATCTGCGCGTTACCCATATGGATCAGGTGAAAGAATGGCAGCGCATTAAGAAGCATTACCTGGATGAAGAGATCTACCCGCTGTTGGCCGAAGCCGAACAGATTCTCCGGGATTTGGGGGTGACTAGACCGATAACCCAGCGGGTGGGGGAGGGAAAGGTCGGCGACGAAATCATCCGCCTGGCGACGGAAGAGGCATTTTCCACCATCATTATGGGACGGCGGGGGCTTTCCCCGATAAAAGAATTGCTTCTGGGCAGTGCTACCCAAAAGGTTTTATCCTACGCGCAGGGCATGACCGTCTATGTAATGGGGCAACAACTGGGTCCAGACCCCAATTGTCCGATTGCCCCACTATTGGTCCCCATTGACGGTTCGGAACCCAGTCTGGAGGCAGTTCGCCAGGCGGTAGCCCTGACTCAGGCTTTCCAGAACTATAAGCCGCACTTGACGCTTTTACATGTGGTGGATTTGGCTGTTTTAGGACAAAGAATTTCTGGAGAAACCACTCCTGCCCAGCTTACCGATCTCCTGGATAAACAGGAGCAGGAATTTCTGGAGGAAGGCCGGAAAATTCTCCGTCAGAGCGGATTAAATGGCCTCTGGGAAGAAAAACTGCTTACTGGCAATCCACCCCAGGTTATTGCTCAGGAAGCTGAAGTTGGTCAATATGCGATGATTATGATGGGTAAAAAAGGCCGCTCCGCCCTGGAATCACTGCTGATCGGCAGTGTGGCTAGCAGCGTCTTGCACCGTGTCTCCCGCCCCACTGTAGCCTTGGTCTGTCGCTGA